The region GGGCATATCAAGATGGCCGTACGGTTGGTGGAGGAGAACCAGCAGCGGAAGATCGACATTCATCAGGTCAAAAATTTCATGAAAGACCCTTCAGTTAATGCCAACCTAAGGATTGGCAATACAAAAGGCTGCTTTTACATTGAATCTCCAGCCATGATCCAGTTGAACCGAAAGCTCAAATGTGACAGCTATCTTGTTCTGGTAGCGGCAAGCTCCATCATTCGGCCCGGTGTTGCAAGTTCGGGGATGATGGGAACTTTCATCAAATATCACAATGCCCCGGAAACGGTGTCCTATCTTCACCCGGTCATGAAAGAGATCTTGAAGGAGACCTATGGCGTTATGGTTTACCAGGAAGATGTGATCAAGGTTTGTATTCATTTTGCGGGGATGGACGGTACGGATGCGGACATTTTAAGACGAGGCATGAGCGGAAAGTACCGGTCCAAAAAAGAATTCGACAGGTTGGTACAACGTTTTCATGAGCTGGCCATCAAAGCAGGGCGTCCGGAAGAGGTTGTCAAGGAGGTATGGCGGCAAGTGTCTTCGTTTGCAGGTTACAGTTTTTCAAAAGCACATTCCGCAAGCTTTGCCGTGGAAAGCTACCAGAGCCTATACCTTAAAACTTATTACCCACGGGAATTCATGGTAGCTGTTTTAAACAATTACGGTGGATTTTATGACAGGGCGCTTTACGTGCAGGAGCTACAGCGCTCAGGGGGAATTGTGCATCTGCCCTGTGTCAACAACAGTGATACGATCGTAAATATACAAGGCGTGGATGTTTACCTTGGGCTCGTTGGCATCCATGGTTTGAACGAGCATTTCATCCAACTGATCCCGGAGGAGCGGAAAGCGCATGGTGTTTATCAAAGCCTGGAGGACCTTATAAAAAGAACGGGCATCGGTTTAGAGCAAGCGATCATTCTCATTCGTGTCGGCGCACTGCGATTTACAGGTAAAAGCAAAAAAGAACTACTCTGGGCAGTTCATTTATTGTTAGGTGCAAAAGTTAAACCAAGCAATGATGCTGAACTATTTCAAGTGGAATCAAGAAACTATTCACTGCCTGTTTTGGTCAATACGAGATTAGAAGATGCTTATCACGAACTGGAACTGCTGGGGTTTCCATTAAGCATGACGATGTTCGATCTTTTGCAGACCGATTACCGAGGTGATATTTATGCAGCAGATCTGATCAATCATGTAGGAGAATCCGTCAGGATGGTTGGCGAATACGTTTGTGAAAAGACGGTGGTCACCAAAAGGAACGAAAAGATGTGGTTTGGTAATTTCCTTGATGCCGATGGAAATAGTTTCGACACTGTACATTTTCCAAACAACACGCCGGCCTATCCATTCCGGGGGAAAGGGTGCTATCTAATTCTCGGCAAGGTCGTTGCCGAATTTGGTTTCGCCAGTTTGGAGGTGATGAAATTTGCAAAGCTCCCTATTCTACCAAATCCAGTGATCTCATAATTAATTCATAATGGACAGGATACAAATCAAGTGCGCAATTGATGGCGCAGAAACTGAACTTCAATTAGATAAAAAAGCAATGCCTGGGGAGGCGGGTCCGTGTTATATGGTTACGATGAGCGGATGTTTTCGAGGATATATAGCTTATCAAAAAACAGGATGTTACCGGTCGATCGGGATACCGAATCTGTCAGACGAGGAATTGCAAACCATAAGCGCAAAGCTGACGACAAAGAGACGATAATTTTGTACATTGGATGATGACGTTTAACATCGGAGAATCATACGAGGTTGCTTGTGCTGAAATACAGATGGATGACGGCCGGATCTATGATATACCGATCTTTGATCATTTGCATGCGGACAATGCTTTTGACTTTCCGCATGAACACTATCACATTGACGGTAGGTTTTACATGGAACCAAGAATGCTCCACCACTTTAGCCTTCGTCATGGACGGACGTCCGCAGTGATTCCGGTAAAGGGTCAAACCAGCTATAAGTTGATAGGGATCTGCAAAAAGCAACTGCGCTGCACCGGGCATGCAACAGGTCTTATCGTTCCGGACCCGCCGAATGAAAAACAGAAGCCTAAGGTTGACATGTATCGGCGCTGGTATGATAGTTTTGTAGGAAAGAGGTGTACCGGACGTAAATGCCCTCACCTTGGCACCGCTATGCTTGAAAGCAACGGTATACTCGTGTGTCCGCTACATAATCTTGTAGCCGATGTGGAGAGCCTATGTATTGTGCCGTACTCTAAATCTTGACCTAGCTTATTTTGTATTCGGTTACTTAAAATAAAATCCCCTGAACAATCGCTGCCAGGGAATTTTAACCTAAACCTTATCACAATTAACAGGCAGGTTGCCCGCTAAATTCTGCAAGATACTATATTTTAATTAACGACGAAGCGCACCGCGCGCTTTAGAGCGCATATACTCGTTGAACATCCGCTCATGAAAACGACGTTCAGCTTTTCTTTTGTTACGTCTTGAAGCGATCCAGAAAAACAAACCCCAGATAGCAAACGCGACGCCGAAACAAGGAAAGGGGTTCTTCGCCCCGAGTGCACCAAGTAAAGCAAACGTGGAAACTACGCTGCACGTTAAAAACAGGATAACATTCTTTTTCATATGATTCGATACTATAAATATACTAATTACATTAGCAAGTTCCTATTAATTGATCAATTTATTTCGTAGATCCTGTTATTCTGCCGCGCTATTTGAACACGTTTGCGTATCGTATCAATTAAGTCTGAACTTGGAATTCCCATCAGTTTAAGGGTAGGCGTCTCCAGGTCCGTACTCTTCAGGATGACGTTCATTAACCCAAATAATTGCAATAGCGGAGGTTGCGTAATGATATAATCTTTAATGCGATACATTTCCAGTTCGTCCATTCGTTTGAACAATATTCCCCTGCTGGAACGGATCCTATCTTTGCCGATCAGATAGCGGTTGCTGCGTATCACAAGCAGCTTACACCACCCTGCGATGATACATCCTATGCTGAAGAAAATCAGATAAGCGGATGCATACCAGGCAAGAAAAAGAAAGACAAGCGAAAGTAACATTAGGTGGGCGGTCTTCAGGACGGCAAAACTGATAGCCGGCCTGAGTGTGAATTCATGGTTTTGAGTCATCGTGCAATTGGTCTAAAAAAGTATTAAAGCGTTTGGGTTTTAAGGTTTTGATGCCGGTTCTAAGCGATGCCGCTTTTTCGAAAAAGTTGAGACTGATCTTGTCAACAGGAAGTTCAATGATCAGGCCGCCCATCAACAGATCCACTTTGTCATTTTTCCATCTCGGCTTGACTGCTTTCTGCCTTACGCCTGCCGCAATGATGATATCGGTTATTTTTCCGCATACATCGTTTGGAAATACAAGCGTTATCTTTCTTTTCAGACAGTATTTTCCGATCCAATGTAGTTGCTCAGCTTGCGGCCGAAGGCCGACGGCGATAAAAGATAATCCGGCAGGTGAAGGGTGCCGCCATGCGTTGACTGTCATATAGGCAATTGCTTCCATAGCGCTCGAAGTAACGATCAACTCAGTAGCCGGATTGTTGCCGGCCATCCAAAGATCTCGCGTTACGGGAACATGATGAAAGTCGGCACCATAGATCTCCTCTTCAACGCCGTAATTGAAACAAAGCTCGTTTGCATCGAAAAAAGCCTGGAGTTCCGGCGACACTCCAAGCTTATCCAATAACATATGCATTAACGACTAAATCTGCTTTTTTGAAAGCCAATATGAGCATTATCGATGACCGGCCGTTCATTCTCCAGATCCTGCATGGCGCTATGATAACCGGCGCTTAGTTTCTGACTTTCTTTAGGGTCGTGCTTTTCACCGAATGCGGCATGCAACCCCTGATAAAGCATGTAAGAAAGCCCGCCATCAACCAGCACGGAAGCGATCAGCGCAAGTCGATTGGAGCGGATACCGTTTTGATCAGTGCCGGAATAATTTAAAGTAGTGCCGTCCGCCAGTTTCACTTCTTTCCCTTTGCGGTAAGCTTCACGTTGTGCCGGTGTCAAGAACTCGCTGTTGATCATATCAGGCACCAGGATCTTTTCTGTATCGGACACAATAAATTCTTTTGTTTCTGCATCGTATTCTACCAGGATCTCTTTTTTATTACCCTTGTCATCGATAGTGACCTTTAATAAACTGGCAACCTCTCCCCTTTCGATTTTCAACGCTTCATCGTCATCCAGGAAAGATGGCGTCGCCGGTTTCCTGTAAATAGGATGGATCAACAGGTCTGCCCTTCCGGCTTCGTTTCTTCGAAGGGATACCTTGGCATCGATCGCTTTGATTTTGATGGTGTCCGTTTCAAGATTTTCAAGATGAAGCATTTCTGTACGCCGGCCTGAAAGCAGCGCTTTCAGGTCGTTAACATTCAGCAAAAGTTGTCCTCCTGCTGCCAGGCCAATCGTTTCAAGATCGTCGATCGGCAATTCGTTTTCCTTAAAACTGATAAGATTCATGATCATCGGCCAATTTTATGTGATTGCTCTTGTTCGTTGTTGGTTTGCTGTCCGGCTGACCGATCCTCGGCATTTTGCGGATTATTGCGGGCTTCAACCAGGTTGGTGAACACATTATCCGTTGGCTTGACCCTGAACCGCTCGCCGGTATCCGCCTTTTCGATTTCGAAGCTTTTACCTTTTTTTTCCAATACCTTGTAAGTGGTGTCGTTGTAAGCGATCTTTTAGCCGCTTGAGAAATACAGTGGCTAGTTGAGAAACCGGAATTATAGCCTAAAAAAGTAATAGCAAGGGCCTGCTTTCAATTGGTGTGGGCAGGAGCAGCCAGGTTAAACGTAGTGTACGGTCTGCTACGGGCTGTGAATGGGAGAATCAAGGGCAGGCTATTGCACGCCGCCTTTGCTGTTAAGTAAATAAATGATAGTGCATTTACGAAACTGCTTTTGGCGGCTAAAACGCAAACAGTACCCACTAATTCTATTTAGTTGGCTTTTTAAAGTTTAAGAAGGAATGTTTTAAACGTAATTATTGATAATGAATAATAATGATTTCATTATTGTATGTGCAGGTATGCAACGTTATAAATTAGCATTTACTTGACTAAAGTTATCTGGGTTCCTTTAAATCGATTGTAGGTAGGTTCGTAAATAATGTAATTGTACGTTACTAAATCGCGAATACACTTATGGTAGGTGGAAATTGAATTTATTTTCGCTTGATTCATTAGTTCTTTTCTCGTAACTGAAAAAGTTGACGAATTTCCATTAGTAAAACTTTTTACGGTCATGGCAAACATTAAGCTAATGTGCGATTGTAAGAGTCTGGAGTCATCTAATATCCGAACGAAAAATATGAGATAATTACTGGAGATCACTTTTTATTTTCCATCAAATCAATTATATCCCTACGTTTATAATAGATTATACCTCCTATTTTAGTAAAAGGTAAGCGATTTTGAACGCGCAGATTTTGCAGTGTTCCTGGAGAGATATTCAGTAACTTTCTTACCTGGCTGCTTTTCAACCATTCATCTGTGACCGTACCTTTCGGTTTACTATTAATGAGAATTTTGAATTCTGCGAGTAATTCTTGTTTGAAAGTCTGTAGATCTTCTTTAGTGATAATTTCTGCTGCCATAAACTTTTATTATGGCAGCAAAAATCCTTATTATGATTATTTTAACTTCATGAGTCTTTCTGTAGTACCGAAGAAAAGATGTCATGTTAACTCTTCATTACCGATTGCATTTTTCTTTTTAACAACATCATATCCTCGCTTACTTTGACATCCAAGATTTTAGCGTAGTGCTGAGTTTGCTTCAAGTTTTGATGTCCGAGCATTTTTGACACAGATTCAATAGGAACGCCATTACTTAGCGTGACTGTAGTCGCAAATGTGTGCCGGGCAATGTGAAAGGTTAAATTTTTATCAATGCTACATGTGTCAGCAATCTCCTTTAGATAAGCATTCATTTTCTGATTACTTAGAATTGGGAGAACGGTTCCTTTTATTTGACAAACCGGATGATTGACGTACTTCCTAATCATGGCTTGCGCCAATGGCAATAGCGGAATTTTAGAAGTGCTATCGGTCTTTTGACGGATAGTATCAATCCATTCCTCTCCGTCAAAACCGATAATAATTTCAGTTCGTTTAAGTTTTTGTACATCAGCATAAGCGAGCCCCGTATAACAACTAAATAAAAATATATCTCTAACAACAGACAACCGTTCAGTTGAAAATGTCTTTTCTGCAATAGTATGCAGTTCGTTTTCGGTCAAATAAGGCCTCGGTACGTACCTTTTTGCCAGACTAAATTCAGAAAATGGATCCTGCTTTAACCACCGTCGTTTAACGCAAAGCAGAACTATCTTTTTAAAATAGGTCAGATACTTAATAGTAGTATTATGCTGGCACTTCCTTTCTGATTTAAGGTAAAAAGAAAATTGACTTATAAAGTCATAGTCAAGTTTTTTGATCTCCAAGTCGTCTAGGTTATACTTCCATTTAATAAAGCGTTGAGCATGAAGTAAGGTACGTTCGAATAGATCTAAAGTCCCGGGAGAATACTCACTGGGAACTAATGCTTCTATCTGTTGATTGTGCGCGTTAAACTCTTTAATTATACACTTGTTGTCATCAACGCCTAGTAAGCAATTTTTGATGGCTAGTGACGTCACCTCTTTATTAGCATCAATAAGTGTCCTTCGTGCTTCATGTACTTTATTGGTTAAAAGATCTAGGAAAAGGTTAAGTGACTTTGCATCCTCCTTGGAGCCGGCCGCTCGACCACTTCGACTGCTCCATCTTACAGGATCCCAGGTGCGTTTGGCTGATATCTCAATTGAGATCCCATCCACTGTAATTCTCAAATAAATTTGATAAGGATCGTTGCCTTTGTGAAATTTTGGCTTTTTCAAATGGACAAGCAAACTGAAAGTTTTCTCTAACATAAATGCTGAATTTAAAAGTTAACAAAAGTCGACTTACAGCACTCACAAATCAAGATGTATTTTTATCGAACATCATTGATTGTCAATAATTTATGACACTTTTAGGGAGTAGTTAATTTCAAATCAGGTACTCCCTAAATTACTCTCATTTTATTTGAGTATTTATGAATGATTTGATAAAGTAGTAAAAACAAAAAAGCCTTTAAATCAACGATTTAAAGGCTTTTGAGATCTTTTGATATGCTTTTTAGCGGTGAAGGAGGGATTCGAACCCTCGGTACAGTTTCCCGTACGTCAGTTTAGCAAACTGATCCTTTCGGCCTCTCAGGCACCTCACCAGATCATTAGATTGTATCCCTTTTTCAGGGACTGCAAATATAGCAAATCGTTAAAGCTGTCAAAAAAAAAGATCATATTTCTAATAATCTATCCTCACGTGATAAATGCTCATTAACATTCGCTTGAATATGGTTTTGATAGTCTCCAGATCTTTTAGTGTTATATTACTGTCCTTCAGCTGATTTTGATCAAGCTTGTACTTTACTATTCTATCTACTAACACACTTATCGACTCTTCATCAGGTTCTTTGAGCGAACGCGAAGCAGCCTCTATAGAGTCGGCCAGCATTAAAACGCCCCCCTCTTTTGAGAAAGGTATAGGACCAGGATAGCGGAAAATATTCTCATTTACGAACTTTTCCGGAAAGTTCTTTAGGTATGACTGGTAAAAATAATCTACCCTTGTATTGCCATGGTGTGTACGTATAAAGTCAATAACTATCTCTGGCAGATTTGCTTTCCTTGCCATTTCTATTCCCTTACTTACGTGACGGATGATAATCTGCGCGCTCTCTTCATAAGGCAACTTATCGTGTGGATTAAAGTGCGAACTCTGGTTCTCTATAAAGAATAATGGATTTTGCAGTTTGCCTATATCATGATATAATGCTCCTGCCCTCACCAGCAAAGCATTTCCTCCAATTGCATAAATTGCGTTCTCAGCAAGGTTAGCCACTTGCAGCGAATGCTGGAATGTACCGGGAGCACTAAATGCCATCTCGCGCAGCAATGGCGCATTGGTATTCGTAAGTTCGATAAGCGTAATGTCAGACGTGATGGCAAATACTTTTTCGAAGGCATAGATAAGCGGATAAGCTAATAACGTAAGACCCACACTGGCAACAAAAGGAAGAAAGTCCATCCAGTCGATGTTTGTAAAACTACCCTCGCGTATGAGCGAAATCCCTGTAAATGCGACAAAGTAAGCCAGTATAATAATTACTGCCGATATAAGGAACTGCTCCCTACGAATAAGGTTTTTAATGCTGTAAATAGATACCATCCCGGCGGTGATCTCGTAAAAAGCGAACTCAAAGCTGTTTGGCACAAAAAAGCCGGCTATCATTACCACAAGCAAGTGGATGTTTAGCGCTAAACGTGTATCAAACAATATCCTAATAATAATAGGAACTATACAATACGGTATATAGTAAAGATTACCGGGCCATTGTAGTTTTATGGCTAACGACAATGTAGCTAACATTGCCGTAACTACCAGCAAAATAAGGCTTACAAGACGGTTGTCGCTGTAAATATCCTTTCTGAACAAGTACAGGAATATCATTAACAATGTTATTACCAGGCCAACCAATAAAAATTGCCCTAATAATACCAGCGTGTAGTTCCCGTTGATACGGGCGTTATCTTCAAACGCCTTTTTATAAGATGATAGCTTTTGGTAAGTTTCGTCGTTAATTACTGCACCTTTAGTAACAATAGTCTCTCCTTTTTGCACCATGCCACGGGTAATTGAAAGATTATCCAGCACTTCTTTTTCTAATCGGCCAGTTAATTTAACATCATAGGTAAGATTTACTTGTAGCCTGTCTTGTAAAAGGTTAAGCAGAAAGGCTTTGTCTAAAGAAGGTGTTTTACTTATAGCATTATCGCAGTATGCAATAGCGGTTTCCCTGGTAAATATATCCGCAGTGTTTTTCTCTGTGGCAATATTGTTGCTGAGAATGGTGACTTTGTAATTCTGCCCGCCTTGTTGGTATTTTGTGGCTGGCTTTATTACCCCACGATCGTAAACCTGCGAAAGCAGGTCTGTACCGGTCTGGATATATTTGGGTTTAAGCTTATCATTTATTCCCGCTCCGTGCCACTTTATTTCAAGATCGTTCTTGAAACCCTCCGTTAATTGCTTTCCTACTTCTGAATTGAGCTGATAAACAGGAGTAATTGTACTAAGTGCTGCTTTTTGATCCGCCTCAATCTCCTGATTGGTTTTTAAAATGGCGAAACTGTAAGGAGATACCAGGTCCTTCTGATTCCATATCCTGCCCTTCTCGTACTCGTAACCAAATTTGGCTTGTTTAGGCAGCGTGTAAACAATAACGCTTATGCTTACTATCATCATAAAAAACTTCACATTAAGCGCGTATTTGCGCAATAATGCTTTTTGACGTGATGTAGATAGTTTTGCCATGTGCGTGTTAAATCAATCAAAAATAAGATAAGTTTCGGTTGTAACTATTTTTTCTTGCTTTAGTCAAATCAAATGTGATATCTTTATGATATCATTTTAAATCACAATTAATCATGAATACTGAAAAAATTATCACGGCGCCTTCAGGTTACCTGGGCTTGTTATTGTTCTTTGTGCTTGCGGGAGCTTCGGCTTTACTTGGAGTTGCCGGCTACCCTGTTCCGGCGGTTATCCTGGGTATTTTGGACTTTGTTGTAGTGCTTGCCGGTCTTATCATCGTAAACCCAAACGAGTCTCGCGTATTAATCTTGTTTGGCAAATACCTGGGAACCGTTAAAGCTGATGGCTTTTTCTGGGTGAACCCTTTCACCGTAAAAAGGAAGGTATCCTTACGGGCATTTAACCTTAACGGCCAGCAATTAAAAGTGAATGATAGTGTAGGTAACCCCATTGAAATAGCTGCTGTAATAGTTTGGCAGGTACAAGATACCGCTAAAGCTGTTTTTGCTGTCGAGAACTACATGCAATATGTAAATATACAGAGTGAGGCAGCCGTACGTCACCTGGCAAACTCTTTTCCTTATGACCATATTGAGGATGAAAATGCCAGCATTACCTTGCGTGGCGGGGCCGATCAAGTAAGCGAAATGCTTGAAAAAGAACTTAATGACCGCTTAGAACGTGCTGGAATAACGGTTATAGAAGCCCGTATTTCCCACCTGGCCTACGCACCCGAGATAGCGCAGGCTATGTTGCAAAGGCAACAGGCATCTGCTATAATAGCAGCCCGCAGGCTTATTGTTGAAGGTGCCGTTGGCATGGTTGAGATGGCGCTCACACGAATGGAAGAGAAGAACATAGTAGACCTTGATGAGGAACGTAAAGCAGCTATGGTGAGCAACTTACTGGTTGTACTCTGCGGCGAAAAGGCTGTTTCACCTATTGTAAATACCGGCACTTTATACCATTAAGATGAACGATCTAAGAGACATCAATCTTTTGAAAACAAGCGAGCTTTTTGTGACTCGCCATAAGTGGTTCTCCCCTTACTTTGAACTTACTGACGGTCAGTTCATTTACGCGCGTATGCGCTACAAAGGGTATTGGAAGCGATATGCTATAATAGAAACTGCAGATAATACCTGGACCATCAAAATGAAGGGCTGGTTTAACCGCTCCTTACTCCTCAACCAGGGTGAAGACCAAACTATTGGTACTATTACGCCATCAAATTGGAAGCGAGACATAAAGGTGCAAACCGACAATGGTTTTGAAGCTACTTATCAATATAAGAAGCTATTTTCTAAAACCTTAACGCTGCGTAATGACCAATTTGGCGACATAATGCAGTTGGTACAAAGGGTATGGGGTTTTAAGAAACCTTTTGAAGTTAAGATTGAACCCCAGCATCTTAAGAACAATCTGCCTCTGCCGTTGCCGCTACTTGCTTTTATAGGTATAAACATTGTTTTGATAAGGCAAGCGCGTGCCGCAGCGGCCGCAGCAAGTTAAACTATGGCAGAGAAAAAAGCATTTGTTTTACGTATAAACCCCGACATGCTGAAGGAGGTGGAAGCATGGGCTGCCGACGAATTCCGGAGCACAAACGGACAGATAGAATACCTGCTGCAGGAGGCTTTGAAAGCTCGGAAGAGTGCACGTAAGAAAAAGTTAGACAAGTAATTTTCGTGTTCCAAAACCATCAAAAACCACACTTATTTTGATCGCCGGTTACTGATTGATCTTCCGTGTTGCAAAGTTGTCTGAATTTATATTATAATCACACACCAACCGTGATATTACTATGCATGCATAATATTCTTTAGCTTGTTGTAAAATTTCTAACTTTGCTATCACCATTTATCAAAACAGGATTATTGTAATGAGAGAAGTATATATTGTGTCGGCAACGCGCACCCCTATCGGTGCTTTTGGCGGCAGCCTTGCGAGCTTAACAGCCACCCAACTGGGAGCAATTGTCATCAAGGCGGCGATTGACAAAGCGGGCATTCAGCCGGGCGATGTTCAGGAGGTTTTTATGGGCAACGTTCTGTCGGCTAATCTTGGGCAGGCGCCTGCTACACAAGCAGCAATTTACGCCGGCTTGCCTCACCTGCCCGCTACCACAATTAACAAGGTTTGCGCATCGGGCATGAAGGCTATTATGCTGGCTGCCCAAAGTATAGCCATGGGCGACAAAGACATTATTGTAGCCGGAGGCATGGAGAGCATGAGCAACGTACCCTACTATCTTGACAAAGCACGTAACGGTTACCGTTTAGGAAACGGGCAAATTACTGATGGCTTGGTTAAAGATGGGTTGTGGGATGTTTACAACGATTTCCATATGGGTTCTGCTGCGGAGATTTGCGCGGTAGATTGTAACGTAACCCGCGAAGAGCAGGATGCCTTTGCTATAGAATCGTACACCCGTGCACTGAAATCACAGCAGGACGGGAAATTCAGCAATGAGATTACGCCCGTTGAATTAAAAGATAAAAAAGGCGACATCACACTGTTTACTGATGACGAAGAACCTAAAACAGTAAAGTTTGATAAGATACCGTCACTTAAACCTGTATTTAAAAAAGATGGTACCGTAACAGCAGCCAACGCCTCTACCCTGAACGACGGCGCAGCCGCAGTGGTGTTAATGAGCAAAGAAAAAGCATTAGAATTGGGAGTAAAACCCCTCGCCAGGATAATATCCTTTGCTGACGCGCAGCAAGCGCCTGAACATTTCACAACCGCACCATCGAAAGCCATTCCGCTGGCGCTTGATAAAGCTGGCCTTACCGGAGAACAGATAGACTATTATGAAATAAACGAGGCATTTTCGGTAGTATCGCTTGCCAACAATAAGCTGCTTAAATTAGATACCGCGAAGGTTAATGTTAACGGCGGTGCCGTGGCTATCGGCCATCCGCTTGGTGCATCCGGCGCACGCATTATAGTAACGCTTATAAACGTGTTACAGCAAAACGGCGGCAAGTTAGGGGCAGCGGGCATTTGCAACGGCGGTGGCGGCGCAAGTGCTATGGTCATCGAAAATTTATCGTAACAACTCACGGCTAAAATATTTTATCCTATTTTTAGTTTACCTAATAAAATAACTAGTTAAAGGTGGTTAAACGTTCTGTAATTACTTTACTCCTGCTGATTTCATCTCTATGTACTTTCGCGCAGCATTCTGACGAAAGTAAAAACCTGAAGTCGCTGAAAATGTATGAGGATAGCCTGGTGAGCCTTGGCAAACACTTTATAAACGACACCAGTGATCTCGACCGTAAATCAGCCAATTACAAATTCATTCCTACGCTGGTAGCGGCGTTAAGGGTGCCCCACTCTTTCAACTACTCGTTTGACTCGGTAAAGGCTATAAGCATCATCAATTCTCCGGATAGCCGTTTTCGTAT is a window of Mucilaginibacter terrenus DNA encoding:
- a CDS encoding DNA polymerase III subunit alpha → MYLNVHSQYSLRYGTMSIPTLVEEAFARGVTQMVLTDINNSTGIMEFMRECLDKGIKPIAGMEYRRDKQLLFIGIARNKEGMKELNDFRTEYNLEQKALPHVAPTFVNAFVVYPYGHRHPLKENEYLGIRYDQLNRLFNADLSDIKDKLVALQPVFIADKIDYRLHEYLRGIDLNVVLTEVDPEDKCAKTDMFLPPGQLEAKFARYGFILDNTRNLMNCCVMDYPKGRVNLNRRTFTGNKKNDRELLEKLANSGMEYRYGKSNKEAIRRVKHELKVIYELDFCAYFLITWDIIRYSSSQGYYHVGRGSGANSIVAYCLKITDVDPIELDLYFERFLNAQRTSPPDFDIDYSWDEREDVQDYIFKRYGSQHTALLGTMSTFKDRSIIREIGKVMGLPKSEIDSFTDQTQAAVNQNNETFRKIVAIHERMANMPNQRSIHAGGILITEDPITYYTALDLPPKGMATVQWDMYEAEKIGFDKYDILSQRGIGHIKMAVRLVEENQQRKIDIHQVKNFMKDPSVNANLRIGNTKGCFYIESPAMIQLNRKLKCDSYLVLVAASSIIRPGVASSGMMGTFIKYHNAPETVSYLHPVMKEILKETYGVMVYQEDVIKVCIHFAGMDGTDADILRRGMSGKYRSKKEFDRLVQRFHELAIKAGRPEEVVKEVWRQVSSFAGYSFSKAHSASFAVESYQSLYLKTYYPREFMVAVLNNYGGFYDRALYVQELQRSGGIVHLPCVNNSDTIVNIQGVDVYLGLVGIHGLNEHFIQLIPEERKAHGVYQSLEDLIKRTGIGLEQAIILIRVGALRFTGKSKKELLWAVHLLLGAKVKPSNDAELFQVESRNYSLPVLVNTRLEDAYHELELLGFPLSMTMFDLLQTDYRGDIYAADLINHVGESVRMVGEYVCEKTVVTKRNEKMWFGNFLDADGNSFDTVHFPNNTPAYPFRGKGCYLILGKVVAEFGFASLEVMKFAKLPILPNPVIS
- a CDS encoding PH domain-containing protein — translated: MTQNHEFTLRPAISFAVLKTAHLMLLSLVFLFLAWYASAYLIFFSIGCIIAGWCKLLVIRSNRYLIGKDRIRSSRGILFKRMDELEMYRIKDYIITQPPLLQLFGLMNVILKSTDLETPTLKLMGIPSSDLIDTIRKRVQIARQNNRIYEIN
- a CDS encoding DUF4099 domain-containing protein, with the protein product MIMNLISFKENELPIDDLETIGLAAGGQLLLNVNDLKALLSGRRTEMLHLENLETDTIKIKAIDAKVSLRRNEAGRADLLIHPIYRKPATPSFLDDDEALKIERGEVASLLKVTIDDKGNKKEILVEYDAETKEFIVSDTEKILVPDMINSEFLTPAQREAYRKGKEVKLADGTTLNYSGTDQNGIRSNRLALIASVLVDGGLSYMLYQGLHAAFGEKHDPKESQKLSAGYHSAMQDLENERPVIDNAHIGFQKSRFSR
- a CDS encoding helix-turn-helix domain-containing protein; this encodes MAAEIITKEDLQTFKQELLAEFKILINSKPKGTVTDEWLKSSQVRKLLNISPGTLQNLRVQNRLPFTKIGGIIYYKRRDIIDLMENKK
- a CDS encoding site-specific integrase gives rise to the protein MLEKTFSLLVHLKKPKFHKGNDPYQIYLRITVDGISIEISAKRTWDPVRWSSRSGRAAGSKEDAKSLNLFLDLLTNKVHEARRTLIDANKEVTSLAIKNCLLGVDDNKCIIKEFNAHNQQIEALVPSEYSPGTLDLFERTLLHAQRFIKWKYNLDDLEIKKLDYDFISQFSFYLKSERKCQHNTTIKYLTYFKKIVLLCVKRRWLKQDPFSEFSLAKRYVPRPYLTENELHTIAEKTFSTERLSVVRDIFLFSCYTGLAYADVQKLKRTEIIIGFDGEEWIDTIRQKTDSTSKIPLLPLAQAMIRKYVNHPVCQIKGTVLPILSNQKMNAYLKEIADTCSIDKNLTFHIARHTFATTVTLSNGVPIESVSKMLGHQNLKQTQHYAKILDVKVSEDMMLLKRKMQSVMKS
- a CDS encoding HD family phosphohydrolase; translation: MAKLSTSRQKALLRKYALNVKFFMMIVSISVIVYTLPKQAKFGYEYEKGRIWNQKDLVSPYSFAILKTNQEIEADQKAALSTITPVYQLNSEVGKQLTEGFKNDLEIKWHGAGINDKLKPKYIQTGTDLLSQVYDRGVIKPATKYQQGGQNYKVTILSNNIATEKNTADIFTRETAIAYCDNAISKTPSLDKAFLLNLLQDRLQVNLTYDVKLTGRLEKEVLDNLSITRGMVQKGETIVTKGAVINDETYQKLSSYKKAFEDNARINGNYTLVLLGQFLLVGLVITLLMIFLYLFRKDIYSDNRLVSLILLVVTAMLATLSLAIKLQWPGNLYYIPYCIVPIIIRILFDTRLALNIHLLVVMIAGFFVPNSFEFAFYEITAGMVSIYSIKNLIRREQFLISAVIIILAYFVAFTGISLIREGSFTNIDWMDFLPFVASVGLTLLAYPLIYAFEKVFAITSDITLIELTNTNAPLLREMAFSAPGTFQHSLQVANLAENAIYAIGGNALLVRAGALYHDIGKLQNPLFFIENQSSHFNPHDKLPYEESAQIIIRHVSKGIEMARKANLPEIVIDFIRTHHGNTRVDYFYQSYLKNFPEKFVNENIFRYPGPIPFSKEGGVLMLADSIEAASRSLKEPDEESISVLVDRIVKYKLDQNQLKDSNITLKDLETIKTIFKRMLMSIYHVRIDY
- a CDS encoding SPFH domain-containing protein, with amino-acid sequence MNTEKIITAPSGYLGLLLFFVLAGASALLGVAGYPVPAVILGILDFVVVLAGLIIVNPNESRVLILFGKYLGTVKADGFFWVNPFTVKRKVSLRAFNLNGQQLKVNDSVGNPIEIAAVIVWQVQDTAKAVFAVENYMQYVNIQSEAAVRHLANSFPYDHIEDENASITLRGGADQVSEMLEKELNDRLERAGITVIEARISHLAYAPEIAQAMLQRQQASAIIAARRLIVEGAVGMVEMALTRMEEKNIVDLDEERKAAMVSNLLVVLCGEKAVSPIVNTGTLYH